The Aspergillus flavus chromosome 2, complete sequence region ATTTCTTTCCCGACTTCTTGATGCCCTGAGAACCAGTGTTCAATGGGCCCTTGCCCTTGGCCTTGTCCAACAactccttcttggccttggcctcTGGTTGTAGTGAAAACAATCAGTATGGAAAAGCGAGATTTAGACAATGAAATTCGATTTTCATACCAGCTCTCTGCTTTTCCTTAAATGCGaggtcatcctcatcgagctccttcttttccttcttggcaGCCTTCAAAGGCTTGACCTTGCCACCTGGTGTTCCAAGTCAATAGACGCCCCGTATATGATAGCAGATGCGTGACATACCTTCTCTGCTTGCACCGCccatttttatttgattatatagatagcAAAGGGATAAAAGCAAGCGACGTGCAAGAAATAACGTTGCTGATCAAAAGTGGAAACCAAAGGAGGGggacagagaaaaaaaattgatGGCGCGAAACACAGCTTATCTTGTTGCCGCCATCTGCGGGGTGGCACTAGGGCTGTATTGGGTTAGGCGCGAAATCTCCT contains the following coding sequences:
- a CDS encoding translation machinery-associated protein 7 (coiled-coil domain-containing protein, putative), with the translated sequence MGGASREGGKVKPLKAAKKEKKELDEDDLAFKEKQRAEAKAKKELLDKAKGKGPLNTGSQGIKKSGKK